A stretch of the Perca fluviatilis chromosome 17, GENO_Pfluv_1.0, whole genome shotgun sequence genome encodes the following:
- the LOC120544904 gene encoding matrix metalloproteinase-17-like: protein MVSLVLHKWMRNTSPEMLLLVPILWLLPLTGAAPSQTTEQLDSGVDWLSKFGYLPPPDPVTGQLQTKEALTKAIKAMQKYGGLKETGVLDQATLGLMTTPRCSLPDVSEAEMTVGRRKRSPTPQNKWNKRHLSWRVRTFPKDSALLGRDTVRALMYYALKVWSDIAPLNFHEVAGSDADIQIDFTKADHNDGYPFDGPGGTVAHAFFPGERFTAGDTHFDDDEAWTFRSPDSHGMDLFAVAVHEFGHAIGLVHTSAIESIMRPYYQGPVGDPLKYDLPYEDKVRVWQLYGVRDSVSHTNRPGNPSQTAEPPVLLDLPENRSTLLLARDAPDRCTSHFDAVAQIRGEAFFFKGKFFWRLTREKHLVSLRPAQIHRFWRGLPPNLDSVDAVYERPGDHKIVFFKGLKYWVFKDNNVEEGYPRPISDFGLPLEGVDAAFVWLHNDKTYFFKDNHYWRYDDHLRRMDLGYPKDSTLWKGLPPQLDDAMRWSDGSSYFFKGKEYWRVPSSDMEVEAGYPRLIAKDWLLCTQMQSDSPDTEPKSTETRVNVHHHPDHAENGYEVCSCTSDTASPLGARPSPSPLWLLPPLWTLLLALRSELL from the exons GACTGGCTGAGTAAGTTTGGCTACCTCCCGCCCCCTGACCCAGTGACTGGTCAGCTTCAGACCAAGGAGGCCCTGACCAAGGCCATCAAAGCCATGCAGAAGTACGGAGGGCTGAAGGAGACCGGAGTCTTAG ACCAAGCCACACTGGGCCTAATGACAACACCCAGATGTTCTCTGCCAGATGTGTCTGAGGCAGAGATGACAGTGGGCCGCAGGAAACGAAGCCCGACTCCTCAGAACAAATGGAATAAGAGGCATCTGTCCTGGAG aGTGAGGACCTTCCCTAAGGACTCGGCCTTACTGGGCAGGGACACTGTTCGAGCCCTGATGTACTACGCCCTGAAGGTCTGGAGTGACATCGCACCACTAAACTTCCATGAGGTGGCCGGCAGTGATGCAGACATTCAAATCGACTTCACTAAGGCCGACCACAATGATGGATATCCCTTTGATGGGCCAGGGGGCACCGTGGCGCACGCATTTTTCCCCGGAGAGAGGTTCACAGCTGGGGATACACactttgatgatgatgaggccTGGACCTTCAGATCTCCAG ACTCTCATGGGATGGATCTGTTTGCCGTTGCAGTCCATGAGTTTGGTCACGCCATCGGACTGGTCCACACCTCAGCCATAGAGTCCATCATGAGACCGTACTACCAGGGACCTGTAGGAGACCCTCTGAAATATGACCTACCTTATGAAGACAAGGTCCGCGTCTGGCAGCTCTACG GTGTCAGAGACTCAGTGTCCCACACAAACCGACCAGGCAACCCCTCCCAGACGGCTGAACCTCCTGTCCTGCTGGACCTTCCTGAAAACAGATCCACTCTCCT GCTGGCGCGAGATGCCCCAGACAGATGCACCAGTCACTTTGATGCAGTGGCACAGATACGAGGGGAGGCCTTCTTTTTCAAAG GAAAGTTCTTCTGGCGGCTAACAAGAGAGAAGCACCTGGTGTCTCTGCGTCCCGCTCAGATCCATCGCTTCTGGAGGGGCCTCCCACCCAATCTGGACAGTGTGGATGCTGTGTATGAGAGGCCCGGGGACCACAAAATAGTCTTTTTCAAAG GTCTAAAGTACTGGGTATTTAAAGACAATAACGTGGAGGAGGGCTACCCTCGACCAATCAGTGACTTTGGCCTACCCTTGGAAGGAGTGGATGCAgcctttgtttggctgcacAACGACAAAACCTACTTCTTCAAGGACAACCACTACTGGCGCTACGATGACCACCTGAGACGTATGGACCTGGGCTACCCTAAAGACAGCACGCTTTGGAAGGGGCTGCCGCCACAACTGGACGACGCCATGAGGTGGTCTGATG GCTCGTCCTATTTCTTCAAGGGAAAGGAGTACTGGCGAGTGCCGAGCAGCGACATGGAGGTGGAGGCAGGATACCCCCGCCTCATCGCTAAAGACTGGCTGCTGTGCACCCAGATGCAGTCGGACTCTCCGGACACAGAGCCCAAAAGCACGGAGACGAGAGTCAACGTGCACCATCACCCAGACCACGCAGAGAATGGATACGAGGTGTGCTCCTGCACCTCTGACACCGCCTCGCCTTTGGGCGCCcgcccctccccctctcccctgtGGCTGCTGCCACCTCTCTGGACGCTCTTGCTGGCCCTCCGCTCTGAACTGCTATGA